The DNA segment GAGTACAAGGTCGAGACCGACTACCTGCGGCTGAAGGCGTACCCGTTCACGACCGAGGTCTTCGAGTTCATCAAGGCGCACGACCGGATCTACGTCGTCGACCAGAACCGCGACGCGCAGATGCAGTCGCTGCTGAAGCTGGAGCTGGAGGCGGCGCAAATCGCCAAGCTGCGCAGCGTGCGGCACTACAACGGCCTGCCCATCGACGCGCGCTCGGTGACCGACGACATCCTCCGGGAGATGGGCATTGCGATCGCGAA comes from the Candidatus Binatia bacterium genome and includes:
- a CDS encoding 2-oxoacid:acceptor oxidoreductase subunit alpha; its protein translation is EYKVETDYLRLKAYPFTTEVFEFIKAHDRIYVVDQNRDAQMQSLLKLELEAAQIAKLRSVRHYNGLPIDARSVTDDILREMGIAIAKIEMAGGSSMVGGE